The window CGAAACTTTGCAGCAATACATTATCAATTATAAAACCAAACTGATTGAGCACCGCCTGCAGTTTAGCGATAAGCGCCTGAATGAAATTGCCAGCGAATTTGGCTTTACCGATGAAAGCCACTTTAACAAGTTTTTCAGAAAGCAAAAAGGCAACAGTCCTAAAGAATACCGCAAAATGATACAATTGCCGCATGCATCGTAACCAGGTGTAACACTTTGGATTGGCCGGCGTCTTACTGCTGAATTCTGATTATATTAGCTGATATGACCCTCAAAACCCGGTGCCTGCTTGTCCTGCTTTTTTTATCATCAATTTCGTTTGCACAATCCTCCGGAGCCGCGAAACCTGATTTCACCCTGATTATACTAACCGAAACCGGGCAGGCAGCAGAAGGTGCTACTGTAAAACTGATAAAAGACGATAAGCCCGTAAAATCGGCCATTGCAGATGCCCGCGGAGCGGCCAGGTTTGATATTATCCCAGCAGGCTCTTACCTGTTTTCGGCCACTTATACCGGCTACAAACCACAACTCAGTCGTGCCTATAAATTCCCCGGGCATAATTATGCCGATACCATTAAGCTGCAGCCCTTAAACACGGCCCTTCAGGAGGTGAATATTGTGGCCCATGCTCCCCTGGTACAACAAAAAGATGGCAAAACCATATTAAATGTTGATGCCTCGGTTACCAATACGGGCTCTACCGTTTTAGAGGTGCTGGAGAAATCGCCGGGCGTTAGTGTTGACAGGAACGGCGGCATTTCCCTTCAGGGCAAGGCAGGCGTTATGGTGATGATAGACGACAAACAAACCTATTTATCGGGTGCCGATTTAAATAATTTATTGAGTAGCATGAGCTCGAGCCAGGTTTCGCAGATAGAGCTGATTACCAACCCTACAGCTAAATATGATGCCAGCGGCAATGCCGGTATCATCAACATTAAAACCAAAAAGAATAAGCAAAAGGGATTTAACGGCACGTTTACATCGTCGGTTGGGCAAGGTGTTTATCCTAAAAATAATAATAGCCTGGTAGTTAATTTCCGTACCGGCAAAATCAACACTTTTTTTAGTTACAGCATGAACCTGGTGCAATACCTAACCAATATTTATGCCCTAAGAAAGTATTACGATGCCGGCAACAACATAACAGCCAAGCTCGATCAGCCCTCCTATTTTTCGGGCACATCGTTCAACAACACCGTCAAAACCGGGTTAGATTACGCTGTTACCGACAAAACCACCATCGGTGTAGTATTAGGCGGCACGCTGGTTAACCGCAACGGTAATAACCGTTCGGTAGCAACCTGGTTAAATACCAGCGACGTGGTCGACTCGGCCATATCAACCACCAACCACAACAAAAACCGGTTTAAAAACGGCTCGGTCAACTTAAACTTACGGCATACACTCTCCGCGTCGCAAACACTTGGGGCCGATGTTGATTACCTGCATTACAATATCCAAAGCGAACAAAACTTTAACAACTCGTTGCTTGCACCGGGCGGTTACCAGGAACTGTCAAGAAGCAATATTCCCACAACTATCAGCATCTTATCCGGCAAGGTTGATTATAGCATCAAAACAGACCAGTATGGCACTTTTCAATCGGGCTATAAATCATCTTACAGCAGCACCGATA is drawn from Mucilaginibacter ginsenosidivorax and contains these coding sequences:
- a CDS encoding TonB-dependent receptor domain-containing protein, producing MTLKTRCLLVLLFLSSISFAQSSGAAKPDFTLIILTETGQAAEGATVKLIKDDKPVKSAIADARGAARFDIIPAGSYLFSATYTGYKPQLSRAYKFPGHNYADTIKLQPLNTALQEVNIVAHAPLVQQKDGKTILNVDASVTNTGSTVLEVLEKSPGVSVDRNGGISLQGKAGVMVMIDDKQTYLSGADLNNLLSSMSSSQVSQIELITNPTAKYDASGNAGIINIKTKKNKQKGFNGTFTSSVGQGVYPKNNNSLVVNFRTGKINTFFSYSMNLVQYLTNIYALRKYYDAGNNITAKLDQPSYFSGTSFNNTVKTGLDYAVTDKTTIGVVLGGTLVNRNGNNRSVATWLNTSDVVDSAISTTNHNKNRFKNGSVNLNLRHTLSASQTLGADVDYLHYNIQSEQNFNNSLLAPGGYQELSRSNIPTTISILSGKVDYSIKTDQYGTFQSGYKSSYSSTDNAALYENLNSGLWAEDYSKSNQFLYKENINAVYGTFEKKYAKITAQAGLRYEYTSYKAHQLGNILQPDSAFKRNYGGFFPSGFISYQADSSHSFTLTAGRRIDRPIFQNLNPFYFIINKYTYQTGNPYLLPQYSWNFELSHQYKNLLTTTLLYSNIKNYFSQLFLNDAAKGILLYSQGNVGSTHNYGLSSTLSVSPVNWWSLTFQALYNHKQLKGFNGNTYTSQADQLNINTNNQFTIAKIYTAELSGFYTTRARNDIQEQLYPTGQLSLGISRPILKKRATLKFSARDIFYTNAMEGLTQFPNATEYFKLTRDTRVFTLAFTYRFGKSYKVANRSDGSAGDEKDRVGNG